The Metabacillus schmidteae genome has a segment encoding these proteins:
- a CDS encoding sporulation protein Cse60, with translation MLKVALFDEEHEKDLEEEINEFLEELEENQIRDIKYNVAFSTDEDGEQIYCYSALIIYREK, from the coding sequence ATGTTAAAGGTTGCATTATTTGATGAAGAACATGAAAAAGACTTAGAAGAAGAAATCAATGAATTTTTAGAGGAGCTTGAGGAAAATCAAATAAGAGATATAAAATACAATGTTGCATTTTCAACGGATGAAGACGGTGAGCAGATTTACTGCTACTCAGCCCTCATTATCTATCGTGAAAAATAA
- a CDS encoding rhodanese-like domain-containing protein: MKEITAAEVQRKLENGENIELIDVREDEEVEAGMIPQARHIRMNDIPEHLEQLDQGKETIFICRSGGRSANVCAYLEDKGYDVVNMTGGMLDYKGETKPKSAL, from the coding sequence ATGAAAGAAATTACTGCAGCAGAAGTACAACGCAAGTTGGAAAATGGAGAAAACATTGAATTAATTGATGTTCGTGAAGATGAAGAAGTAGAAGCAGGGATGATTCCGCAAGCGCGCCATATACGTATGAATGATATTCCGGAACATTTGGAGCAACTTGACCAAGGCAAAGAAACAATTTTTATTTGCCGCTCTGGCGGACGTAGTGCAAATGTATGTGCTTATTTAGAAGATAAAGGCTACGATGTCGTGAACATGACAGGCGGAATGCTTGATTATAAAGGTGAAACAAAGCCGAAGAGTGCACTTTAA